ttattttatccgataaataaatttgtttatgaaaaaatgggtactctgttcttataatggaggaaatccataaagagctgattttttatgggaaagtgatactttacaaaaagtgaccgcgatttggtttatgaaattaccTCAAAccaaaatttagaatgaatttgtttgttttgaaaccttaagggagtgtcagaaacctcaataGAGGTTTTTGCAATTAACCATTTATTTTATAAGAATTGTTATACCATGGgtatatttgaaatttaattgcatttaattccgaAACACTCATTAAACCAAGTATCAGGAATTGGAATGATGCTAATTCCAATGTGTGAACCAAACtagatattggaatgaaaagtttaattccaaaaccagagtcTATGATTCCATTTCAATTTTCGATTCTAATATGTGAAACAAGCACCTCTTAAGAAAAATAGGACCAAAACCCAAACTCAGGACGAGACTCATGATTCCGAAACCAAACACCTcctaaatataatatatattacatattaaatatagttattattatatattattatatttaaaataataattattataattatataacttattaatattacatacatgtatatattataattatatgcacatataatatacatttataaatatacatatatattataaatataatattatataataataataaatttataatatatattatataagtataattatatttaactaaataattataatatataattatataatacaataacatcattattataagtttgtaactaattaaattaaatattatatatataattaattataattatacaaatgctataaaataaatacataattataattatataataaataaatattaattgtactcatattttatataagtataatgcatattaatattagatatagtaattattatatattattgtatttaaaataataaatataattataattataattatacaatttattaatattatatacatgtgtatattataatcatatgcacaaataatatgcatttataaatatacatatatattataaatatattattatataatattaataaatttataatatatattatatgaatataattatatttaactaaataattataatatatatttatataatgtactaatattataattataatatattatatatatgtatatattatcatatataataaatataaatattaattatatcattgtataattataatatgtaattggatttgtttcttggaatcaAACTTGGGAATCGGACAAAACCCACCAAAATACTTGGGAATGGagaaacaccaaatttttagaaatcattctAAGATTTCAATTCCCATTCCAGTGAACCAAACACCATTTATGGGGTTCATTCCATTCCCCGAATTCGATACCCTCTTACCAAACGCCCCCTTAGTTGACCCTTTCGTCCTTTTTCTAGTCTTTTGCTTCCTTTCTATAATACTCATTTGAGTAGGGCAATAATGTCATTGCATAATTGATTCCTTTAAAAGAGGGTGTTTGCCGTGATATTATGATTGTTCGCATTTATGGGTTTTGTAAGAGGTGCAAGAATATAATTATACAAGTAATAAATGCGTTCGAATGACTTATGACTTTTCTTATTCTCTCGAAGAAAATGTGAGATATGTTACTACTGCTAAGTTGCTAGTGTTACCTGCATTTgacactaaatttttttttcctatttttttagTATTAACTTTTCCTACAccgatagtatatacactgttagtgttggatgaatgacaactatgtaaaatttgaatttaaaattcaatttttgcacatatatcatgaatcaaacggtgatagtatatacactatcgaTGTATATaaagatttactcttttttttttatgacacTAAAGTGTTTCGTCCGTAGAGGGACATGAAAGTGATTCTCCAGGGTCCAAATTATCTCTAGTTGTAGGTGCAGTCTAGTAAATGATTCAGATTAAATCGCAACAACCTGATTTGAAActattcattttatttatttattttcctaattttgagATTGATAACCCAATTGGGTCGGACTGATATCGTCCACATCCATCAGACTATGTGGTTTAACTGAATCTTGATTAGGGTTGTCAACGGATCGGATTTGGATTCGGACCCAAtaaattttgttggatttggattgaaaaataaTCCAATACTCAAATTTGGATCCTGATCCGTTaactctaataaaaaaaaagggtcggATATAGAATATAGGATTCTGACCCGGATTCAaacaatatattaataattataaaatacaaatatttctaaataaattcttttaccaaattaataatTTAGTAATAATTTTATAGATTAATTTGTGGTCAGTTTTGAATTGAATATTGTGAATTATTTGTGATTTAGTTttgtaatttgatttgtttaaatttggagattGATTGTGTGATTGACTTTGAATTTAATTTCGGACCTTTTAGACCCGGACCTTTCGAACCTGGTTTCGAAActctaaaatcaagattcatCGGATATACGGGTCGAATTCGAATCTACTCAAAAAACGAATTTGggcaaaaaattttcaaattcgaCCCGAACCCGAACCTGACATGCTCACACTACTAATCTTGATTCGTTTCTTCAAAGGCCGTCTTCAGGCATGGCGTTGGATCTTGGAAGGCATTTATTACAAGTAGAAACGTTAATAAAGCCCAAACCCAATAACCAAAGTGAATTGCGAATACGAAACGGTCAAGGAAGCAGTCCACCTCGGAACCTCCACAGTCCACACCCGGCCCACTGGCTGAAGGCTGATACCACAACTTCTCACCAGGTTGGCGCCAAGCACCATTTTCCCGCGAAACCAAATTCGCGCGCCAAATCATTTCCTTCCCGGTTCctcaaatcttccaaaaccTCCGCTACGCCATCCTAAGTCCTAACCCTTATTTAATTGTCACTATTTCACGCTGCCTACGTAAACAACCCAAGAAGAAGGGAGCTGTGACTTGGGAGTGAAAACAATGGTTTCTTCAACAAGACTGGTGCTGAGGAAAAGGACCCAAGCTCCCATCCCAGTTTCCGTATTACCCGGATCTAAAAAGAGATCCAGATCAAAGAAAGGAGGAGCAGAAGAACAAGAAGATTACAGCAATGTGTGCTGCGAGAAATGTGGGTCTGGTGAGGATGCTGACGAGCTTCTGTTATGTGACAAATGTGATCGTGGGTTTCACCTATTTTGCCTCAGGCCTATCATCGCATCCGTCCCTAAACGCTCCTGGTTTTGTCCCTCTTGCTCCAATAACAAAAGGCTCACCAgtatgtctttttttttccctattaaAAGCTTATTTTTTTTGCAATATATGGAAGCAAATTCAAGCATTCATGCTATTTACTCAAGATGCCTACTTCCCTACTCCCCACCTTCCGGTTTCATCCCAATTAATAGATTCCTTAGATTCTGAAATTTGTATATCAGAGTTGCTGATAGCCTTTTCAAGTTGTACCAGACTTTCCATGTTTTGTTTTTGACGTTTAGTGGTAAGTATGGGATTCTGTCGACCGAGTTGCTTGTTTAGATCTCACCAGTTTCAAAGGGGTGGGGCTGGGGGGGTGGATGTTGGTCATTAGTTCATTAGCATTTGCCATCAGTGTGCTTGTAAAATCTGTAAAAGTTTCTTCTCCGGGCTGTCAAAagccaacttttttttttgttttggaaaattATGCCCGTAGAAATGATATAAATCGATGATATACTACTTAATAAGTGAGCTAAAATTAAGAGCGAGTTTAAACCTGAGAATCTCAAAGTAGTCCTATTAGAAGTATAACCCATTTTGATTAGTGTTGTGCAAGTTTTTGCCACAATAATGTGTGTATTAGTTTCCATTAGCAAATGCTTTACAGACCATATAATCGGACATACTTACTCCTGCTCTGTCATGTATGTGCAGCTTTTCCTCTTGTACAAACGAAAATTGTAGATTTCTTTCGGATTCAGAGGTCTTCACTATCAGCTGAAGCACCTGGTCAAGGTACAACGCATCCCTATGTCCCGCAGGCGTAACCTCTCTTTTGTTCAGCGTCTGCTCTCTTCAAATGTTAATGAATATACTATTATTCGTTACTGTTTATACAATATTCTAGACggcagaaagagaagaaagcgCACTGGCAGCAGTTTAGTCATgtcaaagaaaagaaggaagctGTTGCCTTTCAATCCCAGCGAGGATCCTGCAAGGAGATTGGAGCAAATGGCATCGCTGGCCACAGCATTGATAGCAACAGGGACAGAATTCAGTAATGAGCTCACTTACATGCCTGGGATGGCCCCAAGATCTGCCAATCTTGCTAAACATGAACGAGAAGGAATGCAGGTTGGATGTTTTAAATCAACTCTACTATGTTAGATAATTAGAACCCGTATGAACTTGTTATCAGCATTTAGAAATGGGTGCCTTTTTTCATTACACGGACGCAAGATATTAAAGCCAGCATGAAATTCGTAGTTTTGATAATGATGTCTCAAATATGCTTTTTGGTTAGCGTCTTTTGTTCTCCATCAGTGAAATTTTATAAGTCCGATGGATGTCTAATAGTAAGCAATCTGTAAACATGCTACTTGATTCAGTCTTATTTACATTAAAGactgaagcttgagttgtgtaCAAATATGAAACTTAGAATTTACAAATTGCAGGTTATATCCAAGGAAGATAGCCAGACCTTGAATTTGTGCAAGGCTATGATGCGAAGAGGGGAATGGCCTCCCCTTATGGTTGTGTTTGATTCTTTAGAAGGGTGAGTTTAGCGAGAATTTGATTGTCTTTCTACTGGAAACATATGCAACCAGGTTTTGCATTCTGGGAGATTTACACTCATTTGAGAAATTGATGATCTTAACAGATTCACCGTGGAAGCAGATAGATTTATAAGGGATTTGACAATCATTACGGAGTATGTTGGGGATGTTGATTACTTGAAAAATAGAGAAAACGATGAAGGTGATAGCATGATGACCCTTCTTTCTGCAGCCGATCCATCAAAAAGCCTCGTAATCTGTCCGGACAAGCGTAGTAATATTGCTCGCTTTATTAATGGCATCAACAATCACACACCGTACGTTTATTTCGCTATCTAACTCGTACTTCTTTCCTGAGCTCATTCTCTAGTCTCTAGGATATAATAAAATCAATGGCAATCAAATTATCAGCAGCCAGGCGCTTTATCTGCATTCTAGGATGTTTTAAAGCACCATATTAGATATAATGCTCGTTAAGTTTTGATGGCTAATTGATCTATTTAAAGATCACATAATTTAAACGGTTATCTTGCTTGCTCCGACTGTCAGAAACTCGGTGCATCGCCACAAGACATTAGAGACACTCAAGTATCAAACTTaaccccttttcttcttcttttttttttttgggggggggggggtgttgggTATGAAAGGCATCCGCTGTTTATTGTTCAGGTCTACCTTGAAAAGTGCTGACAAGTATTTACGATCCTGTGATGCAGGGATGGCAAGAAGAAGCAGAATGTAAAATGCGTGAGATATGATGTGAATGGAGAGTGTCGGGTCTTACTGATTGCGAGCAGAGATATAGCAAAAGGGGAGAGGTTGTACTACGATTACAATGGCTACGAACATGAATACCCGACAGAGCACTTTGTCTGACTTCCCACCATCAACTGCTTTTCAACTCAACCTCCTCCCGTTCGTCTGATTTACTCAAGATGGAAATATGATGATTTTTCCAACCAAACATGCATCCAGTCACCAGTTAAATTGCGCAATCTTGCTTTTCAGATTTTTCAAAGAAGGAAGGGGACCGGCGATGAAGAAGATGAGGAAAAGGGGCGGTGAAAACGCACTTGGGTGAAAAGTGTGGAGCAGCGTTTACCGATCCCCCCCAGGGTGGGAAATGGTTACTTTAATAGACAGAAAATCTTTTTGCTGGGATGGAAGCTCGACTCTTTgttttggtcttctcttttctGTGCAAGTGCGCTCTTGCACAGGTTGAAGTGGCCGGCCTAAGTCTAGGACCTGGGTAGGTTTTGAAATTTTCCCTACTCAGGAATGAGCCAATATTATTGAGAGATTAGGAGAAGTCATGGGAGGATGCCGTGCGGTCCTAGTTCAGTTTGGCGGGGGGCAACTTTGATGAAGCGCGCAATTTTGCAGCAAAACATTCTGCTTCTGACAATCCATGGAATGGAAACAAAAAAATGTTAGGTGTCTGTCGCAAGATGTAGAGCAATGAAAATGTagtttaattaaacaaataaaacaactGAAAAAACATACTCTAGTACTTCGAGAACACATATAATGTACTTCGACATGATAAAAACAACTGGAGCAGTATTGTTTCTGTTCTGTTATGATAATCAACAGCAAGGAACAAAAATCTCTTCAGTTTTTTATGTTTTGGGTAGTGCACAAAAGATGTTCTTTGTTTCCTAGTATAATGCATTGAAGATGAATGTGGATGTCCAGGCTCTTTTGTGTCTTGGGCCCGGTTGTGTCTGGAGACTTCAACAGTGTTTGTTTTTGTTCCCTCGTACCTTTCTTGACAACCTGGGCTGGTTCTAACACTATGGTTCCGGAACCGACCTTTCCAACACATACCTAAGAAGAAAGCATATTAGGCCGTGAGTAAATGCGGCACATCTTTCCTGGTTCTTTTCAGGTCCAATGCTCCCTTCGCTCTTACGAAAGAAAGACAAAAGGGCTCACGGTATCATATTATCCGATGCCCGACTGCGTAAAACTCGTCTCGTGCCCAAGTCCATCTCGAGAAATCTCCGATCTCTTTTAGTTTCCTCTTCTTTGTCCAACTTTCCTCCAGCATTCAATTAAGCAAAGGGTACCTCAAATATGAATAGACCCCAGGGAGGGTGGGACAAACCGTCCGGTGAATCACCATTCATAACTAGAAACAACTACATGGCAATGCAACAGGACCACCCTAGGGCTCTGAAAAAATATGAGGACAGGGTGGTCCAAGCATAGGCCTTGCAACATAATAAATCGCCGTTTAACTCGAATTCAATCCTTATGCAGAGGCGCAACAGAGGACGAGAGCATCAATAGCTTTTGGATCAGAGCTACCCCCACAAGCAGTCGTCCCACCATTGCTGTTCTGATTCTTTTCTTATGCAGGTACACATGCTGATATACACAATAGAAGCCCCCTTTGTCTGTCCAAATAAGTACTACATATTGTTGAAACAAAATTAACAACGTAACCCACCGACGGACGGTGTGACTTTAAAACGTTATCACAAAACAAGTGTTAGTTACTAATTATTGCTTGTATTCTCATCTATCATGCCACTGAAACGCCATCATGTTTTCTAATGCAACAAGTTTCCTAATATATCAAGTTTGGTTTGCCTAAGTTGTATAATGTTACTAACTTATAACCAGTGTTGTTAGACTCGAATTGGACCGGTCGGTTCGATTGGCCCGACTGTGAAATTGGCCTTCTTTTTGAACTGGTTTGTAGCATAAAATTgtgggaaaatcgttcaaaacgtccatTATATTTTACAAGacgacttttttcgtccctcacttttaaaagtataattttacgtctcttacaaattcacattgaccAAATTTGGTCTCTACCTAGGCTTTCGACTAGTTTTTTGCCGGAATCCACCACGtgacttgcatgtgatcattttttaagggcaaaattgtcaaatctaatttttacataatttgatttatagtctctcacatttcaaaaaatgaattttttcatccctcacatttttcaaaatgaattttttgtccttaaaatataatcacgtgcaaggcacgtagTGAATTCTGaccaaaaactagtcggaaacctaagtagggaccaaatttgaccaatgcgaatttgtaagggacgtaaaattacatttttaaaagtaagggacgaaaaaagttattttgcaaaatgtgagggacgttttgaacgattttccctaaaattgttttggtcaaaatcataaaaaatcagCTAAACCAATGACCCGATTCGACTAATTGATCCGGTTctcaaacttttctttcttcttttctccaaaCATAATTTGAGTTACTTAAATTGTAAcactttcatttattaataggaaaaatataacaaaaaaattaatttcaatattttttaaacttttaaaaaataaaataattatagcaTTATGCTCATGTCAGCAGATTTTTATAAACGGTCCGATCAATCTGACTAGTTGACCCTAATAGTTTAACCGAGTCGCTATCCGATCCGAGATGAACCACATTGCTTATAACCCAAGTAGGCTGTCTATagtttctggaaaaaaaaaaaacacaagtaGGCCAAGTACTAACTTATGAAAATCGTGTTCCTTCGGAAAAAACTTATAACCCAAGTAGGCCACACCTCCACAACAATTAATGGTCCCATTTCTGAGTTTGCTACGTAAACATGGTACTTTTTCACTTGCTTCGGCCATTACAGAAAAGTGTCAGCAACCAAATATTTTGCTTCAGAAGCCTCCCGCCCAGCCCCAGGCACGCATGATAATCAAGCACCTCCATCGTCCTCGTCCTCTTTGTGTTATGGCTTCAACTGTTCTGTTTCCAGCTGTCAGAAATTGAGATCattgtcatcatcatcatcggtGTTTGGTTTGTAGTATGTAGTTTTGTTGCTTTCTCAGTACTTTTATGTTTCGTTATTACTTTCCGGCAATCGTCTGTGTCTGATAGCAATGCAGTAATAAACTCACGTTTACTTCCAAGCCTAAACCATGGGATGCTATTGCTGATATCAATCCCCAATCACCCATTGTGGTTCTTGACCTCTTTCAGCAGAAATTGAGAGTAGTAAagtttctcaaaaaggaaaaaaataaattttaatacGACTGCAAAAAGATACTGCTAATGTGTTTTGCATTCTTTTAGGTTTTCTGTTCTACTATGCTCGCAGagtttttggttttcttttacatgttagaaaaagaaaatacagTAAGTGATTTATACCATaccaaccaaaagaaaaaaccgGGGGAGGAGGGAGAGGACGAGAGTAGAAGCAGCCCAATGACATTAGTGGGAGATAGCAATGCTTAAAGACAAAGTGAATTGTGGGCACCCATCCTAGTTAATCCATCTCAGGGAATTGCAACCATCAGAGGCCCCCCCCACCTTCTCGTCTGGTGTACACTGTCCGCGCCACCACGGCCTTCTGTGCTGTAAGATTTCAAAGATATGCTTTGTGGTGGTGGCCGTTGCCGTTGTACAGTGGTACTTGCCATTTTTTAGGCCCATCGACACCAAAAAGTCAATTGCAATGGTACAACTGTGGGAAAGACTATGCCCAAAACCCAAAAAGTACCTTGTTTAGATATTTCATCCTTTGAATTGCAGACAGCTTTTGTACTAaaactgtgtgtgtgtgtgtgtttttattCTCTTTCTAACGAGACAACAGTTAGATTATTGTGGTGAAGTCTCTCCTTCAAttcaataaacaaaaaaaatttcatgttaATTCCTTTTTAGTCATACTTGCTACATTTTGAATAATAGTGTAATCGAATCGAATTGAATCGAATTTTGAGCAGTACACAGCTCGAACTCAACTCAAATTAAAATACTTAAACTCAAATTAATTTTATCTTACTAGAGTTCGAACTTGAGCTTGACTAGATTTTGACTTAATTGAGTTCAACTGAAATCAATCGAACCTAAGTGATATAAATTAATATTctatataattttaaacaaaaaatagtATAGATACTTCAACATtagtgtgtgtatgtgtgtgtacacacacatatatgatGGATGCATTAAACTCGACAAACTTTTGAGCCTCACAAATAAGCCTCGAGCTTGAGTTTGTTGATATCTTTCTGTAGCTCAATCAAGCTTGAAATTGGTTGAAAAAAACTCATGAGTAGTTTGATTGAACTCGATTCGTTCGCACCCTAATTCTGAGCAACGAACGTGAATGTTATGTAGCCTACTGTTAATTAAAAGTATTAGTACTATATTTGTCTTAAATGAATACACGGCTTCATTTCTTTCAGTTTCTCCCTTGTTACTGTTCTtctagaaaataaaaatcaaaagaaaaagtagTAATGCTAACTTCCTTAATATACAAGTAAAACCCATAGAGATTCATTCCGGTCAATTCATCTAAGCTGGATCCTCCATGACAAACCTGACACCATGCACCTTCCTATTATGGGGACTTTGCAGTTTGAAAATTTATGAAGTAATGTATAGCAACACTCCTTCCAACCACCGCAATGACAAGTGCAGCTGGTGCCACTTTTTCCTTCCCTCGACGAGAAAAATACCTTGCAAGAGTTT
This portion of the Coffea arabica cultivar ET-39 chromosome 2e, Coffea Arabica ET-39 HiFi, whole genome shotgun sequence genome encodes:
- the LOC113729901 gene encoding histone-lysine N-methyltransferase ATXR6-like; this encodes MVSSTRLVLRKRTQAPIPVSVLPGSKKRSRSKKGGAEEQEDYSNVCCEKCGSGEDADELLLCDKCDRGFHLFCLRPIIASVPKRSWFCPSCSNNKRLTTFPLVQTKIVDFFRIQRSSLSAEAPGQDGRKRRKRTGSSLVMSKKRRKLLPFNPSEDPARRLEQMASLATALIATGTEFSNELTYMPGMAPRSANLAKHEREGMQVISKEDSQTLNLCKAMMRRGEWPPLMVVFDSLEGFTVEADRFIRDLTIITEYVGDVDYLKNRENDEGDSMMTLLSAADPSKSLVICPDKRSNIARFINGINNHTPDGKKKQNVKCVRYDVNGECRVLLIASRDIAKGERLYYDYNGYEHEYPTEHFV